In Drosophila nasuta strain 15112-1781.00 chromosome 2R, ASM2355853v1, whole genome shotgun sequence, a single genomic region encodes these proteins:
- the LOC132784698 gene encoding transmembrane protein 245 isoform X3, with product MNRSDTIPIRRDRSFDSVLNRLLRMRSQNHESFRAAMYNFLIAAGVAAFVAVCFILGPFVRPLLWAFLMGAVLFPFKRKLAELLNNWFQRLEERDSNVLVSICLAPLEATEHCGRMLINWLCQHWQLLLSGCGVAICIKLLVLYAPKGFLLALWHWLTFSHGLFVRIIGFLNVYLLLVLIVIYLTSVHFFWTPEKSAHFVIAGQSMWVAIAGFLCSFLGALQVPVFLLVMAYVVVSTIYHLQTSDEMDSSTLLERVNKLFDKQDFEKSLSNISICRRAGGEATLQSDVEDISLSDTIDSTDTFEAAKPADEEETHQSDTYFKLLFYACLGTFLYRNIWMFILAAVPVFLHLLYTAGSYTGITQFVCSKISEGYQGLRSWALEHHSAVLPLCLPGVLELNYKINCIVRDSLKSSVESVTSILMIILMLLIIIFLSVFFCVNIYSETIEVAYLGKDLINKTITDRPELIDILPANIQASIDDALDNAHHYGRRKIETYIDDWLADADKVHATKLKEQILDVWDRLIQYWIDFNKAGTSYGPRVPTDALKSTFGEIVDNPVAKQGIIGWAQSNTQTILEVAESLWHIIRTNISVIMGVAGEILSLLLSGGQACIEFILDMIVFFTALFYLLSSSQEKYAPLQITKYMGYSTSGIKVADALENSITVVLISMFKCATFTGLFTWLVHTVFGARIVFLPSALAAMLAAAPFLGSYWCAVPAFLELWLAQDRFYAGVLLFLLQFFVPSSFETAIYADLKGGGHPYLNGLAIAGGMYWIGWQGAIFGPLMLCFFIGLFEVATLAMRNNQEPRRSSDEETRTTRQTEVISEDIIEKEKPENVVDAPLKRDEEKSVGRPVVLKIITHFLHPSEATKTS from the exons ATGAACCGTTCAGATACGATACCCATACGACGAGATCGCTCCTTTGACAGCGTTCTCAATCGTTTGCTGCGAATGCGTTCCCAGAATCATGAGAGTTTTCGAGCAGCCATGTACAACTTTCTGATCGCAGCAGGCGTCGCTGCATTCGTGGCCGTTTGCTTCATCCTAGGCCCATTTGTGCGTCCGTTGCTTTGGGCCTTCTTGATGGGCGCAGTGCTGTTTCCCTTCAAGCGTAAGTTGGCTGAGCTGCTAAACAATTGGTTCCAGCGTTTAGAGGAACGTGACTCGAATGTCTTGGTCTCAATTTGTCTGGCGCCGCTGGAGGCCACAGAGCATTGTGGTCGCATGTTGATCAATTGGCTGTGCCAGCACTGGCAACTTTTGCTCTCCGGCTGCGGCGTTGCTATCTGCATTAAACTGCTGGTGCTGTACGCACCCAAAGGTTTTCTGCTGGCTCTCTGGCATTGGTTGACCTTCTCCCATGGTCTGTTCGTGCGCATCATTGGCTTCCTCAATGTATATTTG CTGCTTGTCTTAATTGTCATATACTTAACATCGGTGCATTTCTTTTGGACGCCCGAGAAGAGCGCACATTTCGTCATCGCTGGCCAGTCCATGTGGGTGGCCATTGCTGGCTTTCTGTGCAGCTTCCTTGGCGCTCTGCAAGTGCCCGTCTTTCTCCTGGTAATGGCCTATGTTGTGGTCTCTACAATTTATCATCTGCAGACGAGCGATGAAATGGATTCGAGTACGTTGCTGGAGCGCGTAAACAAGCTGTTCGACAAGCAGGACTTTGAGAAATCACTGAGCAACATTAGCATCTGTCGGCGAGCTGGTGGCGAAGCCACTTTGCAGTCGGACGTGGAAGACATTTCGCTGAGCGATACCATCGATTCCACAGACACTTTCGAAGCGGCCAAACCAGCGGACGAGGAAGAAACTCATCAGAGTGATACGTACTTTAAGCTATTGTTTTATGCTTGCCTGGGCACGTTTTTGTACCGAAACATTTGGATGTTTATACTGGCGGCAGTGCCGGTCTTTCTGCATCTGCTCTACACCGCGGGCAGCTACACGGGGATCACGCAGTTTGTGTGCAGCAAGATCAGCGAAGGATATCAAGGACTTAGA TCTTGGGCCCTGGAGCATCATTCGGCGGTGCTGCCTTTGTGTTTGCCTGGCGTTCTGGAGTTGAACTATAAGATCAATTGCATTGTGCGCGATTCGCTGAAGTCATCGGTAGAGTCGGTCACATCCATACTCATGATCATACTCATGTTGCTCATCATCATATTCCTGAGTGTTTTCTTTTGCGTTAACATCTATTCAGAGACCATTGAGGTGGCATATTTGGGCAAAGATCTAATTAACAAGACAATCACAGATCGTCCTGAGCTAATTGATATTCTGCCCGCCAATATACAAGCGTCCATCGATGATGCGCTCGACAATGCGCACCATTATGGACGACGTAAGATCGAGACCTACATCGATGATTGGCTAGCGGATGCGGACAAAGTGCATGCCACCAAGCTCAAGGAACAAATCCTTGATGTCTGGGATCGTCTCATACAATACTGGATTGATTTTAACAAGGCAGGCACCTCGTATGGTCCTCGCGTACCCACGGACGCCTTGAAGAGCACCTTTGGCGAGATTGTCGATAATCCAG TGGCAAAACAGGGCATCATTGGCTGGGCTCAGAGCAATACGCAAACCATTCTGGAGGTCGCTGAATCCCTTTGGCACATCATACGCACGAACATCTCGGTGATCATGGGCGTCGCTGGCGAGATtctctcgctgctgctgtcgggCGGACAGGCGTGCATTGAATTCATACTGGACATG ATTGTTTTCTTTACTGCACTGTTCTATCTGCTGTCCAGCAGCCAGGAGAAATATGCTCCGCTGCAGATCACCAAATATATGGGCTACTCGACCTCGGGCATTAAGGTCGCCGATGCGCTGGAGAACTCCATTACCGTCGTGCTCATCTCCATGTTCAAATGCGCCACTTTTACGGGTCTCTTCACTTGGCTGGTGCACACAGTCTTTGGAGCACGCATTGTCTTTCTGCCCTCCGCTTTGGCTGCGATGCTGGCAGCTGCTCCTTTCTTGGGCAGCTACTGGTGTGCGGTGCCAGCGTTTCTGGAGCTGTGGCTGGCCCAGGATCGCTTCTATGCGGGCGTGCTGCTCTTTTTACTGCAATTCTTTGTGCCATCCTCTTTTGAGACAGCCATCTATGCGGATCTGAAAGG TGGCGGACATCCATATCTTAATGGTCTAGCCATTGCTGGTGGCATGTATTGGATTGGCTGGCAAGGTGCCATCTTTGGGCCACTCATGCTGTGCTTCTTCATTGGTCTCTTCGAGGTAGCCACTTTGGCGATGCGCAACAATCAGGAGCCCAG GCGCAGTTCGGATGAGGAGACGCGCACCAC ACGACAAACCGAGGTGATAAGCGAAGATATAATCGAAAAAGAAAAGCCCGAAAATGTTGTTGACGCTCCGCTAAAACGAGACGAGGAAAAGAGCGTAGGAAGACCTGTTGTACTGAAAATTATTACCCACTTCTTGCATCCCTCGGAGGCAACAAAAACcagttaa
- the LOC132784698 gene encoding transmembrane protein 245 isoform X2, producing the protein MNRSDTIPIRRDRSFDSVLNRLLRMRSQNHESFRAAMYNFLIAAGVAAFVAVCFILGPFVRPLLWAFLMGAVLFPFKRKLAELLNNWFQRLEERDSNVLVSICLAPLEATEHCGRMLINWLCQHWQLLLSGCGVAICIKLLVLYAPKGFLLALWHWLTFSHGLFVRIIGFLNVYLLLVLIVIYLTSVHFFWTPEKSAHFVIAGQSMWVAIAGFLCSFLGALQVPVFLLVMAYVVVSTIYHLQTSDEMDSSTLLERVNKLFDKQDFEKSLSNISICRRAGGEATLQSDVEDISLSDTIDSTDTFEAAKPADEEETHQSDTYFKLLFYACLGTFLYRNIWMFILAAVPVFLHLLYTAGSYTGITQFVCSKISEGYQGLRSWALEHHSAVLPLCLPGVLELNYKINCIVRDSLKSSVESVTSILMIILMLLIIIFLSVFFCVNIYSETIEVAYLGKDLINKTITDRPELIDILPANIQASIDDALDNAHHYGRRKIETYIDDWLADADKVHATKLKEQILDVWDRLIQYWIDFNKAGTSYGPRVPTDALKSTFGEIVDNPELVLVAKQGIIGWAQSNTQTILEVAESLWHIIRTNISVIMGVAGEILSLLLSGGQACIEFILDMIVFFTALFYLLSSSQEKYAPLQITKYMGYSTSGIKVADALENSITVVLISMFKCATFTGLFTWLVHTVFGARIVFLPSALAAMLAAAPFLGSYWCAVPAFLELWLAQDRFYAGVLLFLLQFFVPSSFETAIYADLKGGGHPYLNGLAIAGGMYWIGWQGAIFGPLMLCFFIGLFEVATLAMRNNQEPRRSSDEETRTTRQTEVISEDIIEKEKPENVVDAPLKRDEEKSVGRPVVLKIITHFLHPSEATKTS; encoded by the exons ATGAACCGTTCAGATACGATACCCATACGACGAGATCGCTCCTTTGACAGCGTTCTCAATCGTTTGCTGCGAATGCGTTCCCAGAATCATGAGAGTTTTCGAGCAGCCATGTACAACTTTCTGATCGCAGCAGGCGTCGCTGCATTCGTGGCCGTTTGCTTCATCCTAGGCCCATTTGTGCGTCCGTTGCTTTGGGCCTTCTTGATGGGCGCAGTGCTGTTTCCCTTCAAGCGTAAGTTGGCTGAGCTGCTAAACAATTGGTTCCAGCGTTTAGAGGAACGTGACTCGAATGTCTTGGTCTCAATTTGTCTGGCGCCGCTGGAGGCCACAGAGCATTGTGGTCGCATGTTGATCAATTGGCTGTGCCAGCACTGGCAACTTTTGCTCTCCGGCTGCGGCGTTGCTATCTGCATTAAACTGCTGGTGCTGTACGCACCCAAAGGTTTTCTGCTGGCTCTCTGGCATTGGTTGACCTTCTCCCATGGTCTGTTCGTGCGCATCATTGGCTTCCTCAATGTATATTTG CTGCTTGTCTTAATTGTCATATACTTAACATCGGTGCATTTCTTTTGGACGCCCGAGAAGAGCGCACATTTCGTCATCGCTGGCCAGTCCATGTGGGTGGCCATTGCTGGCTTTCTGTGCAGCTTCCTTGGCGCTCTGCAAGTGCCCGTCTTTCTCCTGGTAATGGCCTATGTTGTGGTCTCTACAATTTATCATCTGCAGACGAGCGATGAAATGGATTCGAGTACGTTGCTGGAGCGCGTAAACAAGCTGTTCGACAAGCAGGACTTTGAGAAATCACTGAGCAACATTAGCATCTGTCGGCGAGCTGGTGGCGAAGCCACTTTGCAGTCGGACGTGGAAGACATTTCGCTGAGCGATACCATCGATTCCACAGACACTTTCGAAGCGGCCAAACCAGCGGACGAGGAAGAAACTCATCAGAGTGATACGTACTTTAAGCTATTGTTTTATGCTTGCCTGGGCACGTTTTTGTACCGAAACATTTGGATGTTTATACTGGCGGCAGTGCCGGTCTTTCTGCATCTGCTCTACACCGCGGGCAGCTACACGGGGATCACGCAGTTTGTGTGCAGCAAGATCAGCGAAGGATATCAAGGACTTAGA TCTTGGGCCCTGGAGCATCATTCGGCGGTGCTGCCTTTGTGTTTGCCTGGCGTTCTGGAGTTGAACTATAAGATCAATTGCATTGTGCGCGATTCGCTGAAGTCATCGGTAGAGTCGGTCACATCCATACTCATGATCATACTCATGTTGCTCATCATCATATTCCTGAGTGTTTTCTTTTGCGTTAACATCTATTCAGAGACCATTGAGGTGGCATATTTGGGCAAAGATCTAATTAACAAGACAATCACAGATCGTCCTGAGCTAATTGATATTCTGCCCGCCAATATACAAGCGTCCATCGATGATGCGCTCGACAATGCGCACCATTATGGACGACGTAAGATCGAGACCTACATCGATGATTGGCTAGCGGATGCGGACAAAGTGCATGCCACCAAGCTCAAGGAACAAATCCTTGATGTCTGGGATCGTCTCATACAATACTGGATTGATTTTAACAAGGCAGGCACCTCGTATGGTCCTCGCGTACCCACGGACGCCTTGAAGAGCACCTTTGGCGAGATTGTCGATAATCCAG AGCTAGTTTTAGTGGCAAAACAGGGCATCATTGGCTGGGCTCAGAGCAATACGCAAACCATTCTGGAGGTCGCTGAATCCCTTTGGCACATCATACGCACGAACATCTCGGTGATCATGGGCGTCGCTGGCGAGATtctctcgctgctgctgtcgggCGGACAGGCGTGCATTGAATTCATACTGGACATG ATTGTTTTCTTTACTGCACTGTTCTATCTGCTGTCCAGCAGCCAGGAGAAATATGCTCCGCTGCAGATCACCAAATATATGGGCTACTCGACCTCGGGCATTAAGGTCGCCGATGCGCTGGAGAACTCCATTACCGTCGTGCTCATCTCCATGTTCAAATGCGCCACTTTTACGGGTCTCTTCACTTGGCTGGTGCACACAGTCTTTGGAGCACGCATTGTCTTTCTGCCCTCCGCTTTGGCTGCGATGCTGGCAGCTGCTCCTTTCTTGGGCAGCTACTGGTGTGCGGTGCCAGCGTTTCTGGAGCTGTGGCTGGCCCAGGATCGCTTCTATGCGGGCGTGCTGCTCTTTTTACTGCAATTCTTTGTGCCATCCTCTTTTGAGACAGCCATCTATGCGGATCTGAAAGG TGGCGGACATCCATATCTTAATGGTCTAGCCATTGCTGGTGGCATGTATTGGATTGGCTGGCAAGGTGCCATCTTTGGGCCACTCATGCTGTGCTTCTTCATTGGTCTCTTCGAGGTAGCCACTTTGGCGATGCGCAACAATCAGGAGCCCAG GCGCAGTTCGGATGAGGAGACGCGCACCAC ACGACAAACCGAGGTGATAAGCGAAGATATAATCGAAAAAGAAAAGCCCGAAAATGTTGTTGACGCTCCGCTAAAACGAGACGAGGAAAAGAGCGTAGGAAGACCTGTTGTACTGAAAATTATTACCCACTTCTTGCATCCCTCGGAGGCAACAAAAACcagttaa
- the LOC132784698 gene encoding transmembrane protein 245 isoform X1 — protein MNRSDTIPIRRDRSFDSVLNRLLRMRSQNHESFRAAMYNFLIAAGVAAFVAVCFILGPFVRPLLWAFLMGAVLFPFKRKLAELLNNWFQRLEERDSNVLVSICLAPLEATEHCGRMLINWLCQHWQLLLSGCGVAICIKLLVLYAPKGFLLALWHWLTFSHGLFVRIIGFLNVYLLLVLIVIYLTSVHFFWTPEKSAHFVIAGQSMWVAIAGFLCSFLGALQVPVFLLVMAYVVVSTIYHLQTSDEMDSSTLLERVNKLFDKQDFEKSLSNISICRRAGGEATLQSDVEDISLSDTIDSTDTFEAAKPADEEETHQSDTYFKLLFYACLGTFLYRNIWMFILAAVPVFLHLLYTAGSYTGITQFVCSKISEGYQGLRSWALEHHSAVLPLCLPGVLELNYKINCIVRDSLKSSVESVTSILMIILMLLIIIFLSVFFCVNIYSETIEVAYLGKDLINKTITDRPELIDILPANIQASIDDALDNAHHYGRRKIETYIDDWLADADKVHATKLKEQILDVWDRLIQYWIDFNKAGTSYGPRVPTDALKSTFGEIVDNPGHFKELVLVAKQGIIGWAQSNTQTILEVAESLWHIIRTNISVIMGVAGEILSLLLSGGQACIEFILDMIVFFTALFYLLSSSQEKYAPLQITKYMGYSTSGIKVADALENSITVVLISMFKCATFTGLFTWLVHTVFGARIVFLPSALAAMLAAAPFLGSYWCAVPAFLELWLAQDRFYAGVLLFLLQFFVPSSFETAIYADLKGGGHPYLNGLAIAGGMYWIGWQGAIFGPLMLCFFIGLFEVATLAMRNNQEPRRSSDEETRTTRQTEVISEDIIEKEKPENVVDAPLKRDEEKSVGRPVVLKIITHFLHPSEATKTS, from the exons ATGAACCGTTCAGATACGATACCCATACGACGAGATCGCTCCTTTGACAGCGTTCTCAATCGTTTGCTGCGAATGCGTTCCCAGAATCATGAGAGTTTTCGAGCAGCCATGTACAACTTTCTGATCGCAGCAGGCGTCGCTGCATTCGTGGCCGTTTGCTTCATCCTAGGCCCATTTGTGCGTCCGTTGCTTTGGGCCTTCTTGATGGGCGCAGTGCTGTTTCCCTTCAAGCGTAAGTTGGCTGAGCTGCTAAACAATTGGTTCCAGCGTTTAGAGGAACGTGACTCGAATGTCTTGGTCTCAATTTGTCTGGCGCCGCTGGAGGCCACAGAGCATTGTGGTCGCATGTTGATCAATTGGCTGTGCCAGCACTGGCAACTTTTGCTCTCCGGCTGCGGCGTTGCTATCTGCATTAAACTGCTGGTGCTGTACGCACCCAAAGGTTTTCTGCTGGCTCTCTGGCATTGGTTGACCTTCTCCCATGGTCTGTTCGTGCGCATCATTGGCTTCCTCAATGTATATTTG CTGCTTGTCTTAATTGTCATATACTTAACATCGGTGCATTTCTTTTGGACGCCCGAGAAGAGCGCACATTTCGTCATCGCTGGCCAGTCCATGTGGGTGGCCATTGCTGGCTTTCTGTGCAGCTTCCTTGGCGCTCTGCAAGTGCCCGTCTTTCTCCTGGTAATGGCCTATGTTGTGGTCTCTACAATTTATCATCTGCAGACGAGCGATGAAATGGATTCGAGTACGTTGCTGGAGCGCGTAAACAAGCTGTTCGACAAGCAGGACTTTGAGAAATCACTGAGCAACATTAGCATCTGTCGGCGAGCTGGTGGCGAAGCCACTTTGCAGTCGGACGTGGAAGACATTTCGCTGAGCGATACCATCGATTCCACAGACACTTTCGAAGCGGCCAAACCAGCGGACGAGGAAGAAACTCATCAGAGTGATACGTACTTTAAGCTATTGTTTTATGCTTGCCTGGGCACGTTTTTGTACCGAAACATTTGGATGTTTATACTGGCGGCAGTGCCGGTCTTTCTGCATCTGCTCTACACCGCGGGCAGCTACACGGGGATCACGCAGTTTGTGTGCAGCAAGATCAGCGAAGGATATCAAGGACTTAGA TCTTGGGCCCTGGAGCATCATTCGGCGGTGCTGCCTTTGTGTTTGCCTGGCGTTCTGGAGTTGAACTATAAGATCAATTGCATTGTGCGCGATTCGCTGAAGTCATCGGTAGAGTCGGTCACATCCATACTCATGATCATACTCATGTTGCTCATCATCATATTCCTGAGTGTTTTCTTTTGCGTTAACATCTATTCAGAGACCATTGAGGTGGCATATTTGGGCAAAGATCTAATTAACAAGACAATCACAGATCGTCCTGAGCTAATTGATATTCTGCCCGCCAATATACAAGCGTCCATCGATGATGCGCTCGACAATGCGCACCATTATGGACGACGTAAGATCGAGACCTACATCGATGATTGGCTAGCGGATGCGGACAAAGTGCATGCCACCAAGCTCAAGGAACAAATCCTTGATGTCTGGGATCGTCTCATACAATACTGGATTGATTTTAACAAGGCAGGCACCTCGTATGGTCCTCGCGTACCCACGGACGCCTTGAAGAGCACCTTTGGCGAGATTGTCGATAATCCAG GACATTTTAAAGAGCTAGTTTTAGTGGCAAAACAGGGCATCATTGGCTGGGCTCAGAGCAATACGCAAACCATTCTGGAGGTCGCTGAATCCCTTTGGCACATCATACGCACGAACATCTCGGTGATCATGGGCGTCGCTGGCGAGATtctctcgctgctgctgtcgggCGGACAGGCGTGCATTGAATTCATACTGGACATG ATTGTTTTCTTTACTGCACTGTTCTATCTGCTGTCCAGCAGCCAGGAGAAATATGCTCCGCTGCAGATCACCAAATATATGGGCTACTCGACCTCGGGCATTAAGGTCGCCGATGCGCTGGAGAACTCCATTACCGTCGTGCTCATCTCCATGTTCAAATGCGCCACTTTTACGGGTCTCTTCACTTGGCTGGTGCACACAGTCTTTGGAGCACGCATTGTCTTTCTGCCCTCCGCTTTGGCTGCGATGCTGGCAGCTGCTCCTTTCTTGGGCAGCTACTGGTGTGCGGTGCCAGCGTTTCTGGAGCTGTGGCTGGCCCAGGATCGCTTCTATGCGGGCGTGCTGCTCTTTTTACTGCAATTCTTTGTGCCATCCTCTTTTGAGACAGCCATCTATGCGGATCTGAAAGG TGGCGGACATCCATATCTTAATGGTCTAGCCATTGCTGGTGGCATGTATTGGATTGGCTGGCAAGGTGCCATCTTTGGGCCACTCATGCTGTGCTTCTTCATTGGTCTCTTCGAGGTAGCCACTTTGGCGATGCGCAACAATCAGGAGCCCAG GCGCAGTTCGGATGAGGAGACGCGCACCAC ACGACAAACCGAGGTGATAAGCGAAGATATAATCGAAAAAGAAAAGCCCGAAAATGTTGTTGACGCTCCGCTAAAACGAGACGAGGAAAAGAGCGTAGGAAGACCTGTTGTACTGAAAATTATTACCCACTTCTTGCATCCCTCGGAGGCAACAAAAACcagttaa
- the LOC132784698 gene encoding transmembrane protein 245 isoform X4 yields the protein MNRSDTIPIRRDRSFDSVLNRLLRMRSQNHESFRAAMYNFLIAAGVAAFVAVCFILGPFVRPLLWAFLMGAVLFPFKRKLAELLNNWFQRLEERDSNVLVSICLAPLEATEHCGRMLINWLCQHWQLLLSGCGVAICIKLLVLYAPKGFLLALWHWLTFSHGLFVRIIGFLNVYLLLVLIVIYLTSVHFFWTPEKSAHFVIAGQSMWVAIAGFLCSFLGALQVPVFLLVMAYVVVSTIYHLQTSDEMDSSTLLERVNKLFDKQDFEKSLSNISICRRAGGEATLQSDVEDISLSDTIDSTDTFEAAKPADEEETHQSDTYFKLLFYACLGTFLYRNIWMFILAAVPVFLHLLYTAGSYTGITQFVCSKISEGYQGLRSWALEHHSAVLPLCLPGVLELNYKINCIVRDSLKSSVESVTSILMIILMLLIIIFLSVFFCVNIYSETIEVAYLGKDLINKTITDRPELIDILPANIQASIDDALDNAHHYGRRKIETYIDDWLADADKVHATKLKEQILDVWDRLIQYWIDFNKAGTSYGPRVPTDALKSTFGEIVDNPVAKQGIIGWAQSNTQTILEVAESLWHIIRTNISVIMGVAGEILSLLLSGGQACIEFILDMIVFFTALFYLLSSSQEKYAPLQITKYMGYSTSGIKVADALENSITVVLISMFKCATFTGLFTWLVHTVFGARIVFLPSALAAMLAAAPFLGSYWCAVPAFLELWLAQDRFYAGVLLFLLQFFVPSSFETAIYADLKGGGHPYLNGLAIAGGMYWIGWQGAIFGPLMLCFFIGLFEVATLAMRNNQEPRRSSDEETRTT from the exons ATGAACCGTTCAGATACGATACCCATACGACGAGATCGCTCCTTTGACAGCGTTCTCAATCGTTTGCTGCGAATGCGTTCCCAGAATCATGAGAGTTTTCGAGCAGCCATGTACAACTTTCTGATCGCAGCAGGCGTCGCTGCATTCGTGGCCGTTTGCTTCATCCTAGGCCCATTTGTGCGTCCGTTGCTTTGGGCCTTCTTGATGGGCGCAGTGCTGTTTCCCTTCAAGCGTAAGTTGGCTGAGCTGCTAAACAATTGGTTCCAGCGTTTAGAGGAACGTGACTCGAATGTCTTGGTCTCAATTTGTCTGGCGCCGCTGGAGGCCACAGAGCATTGTGGTCGCATGTTGATCAATTGGCTGTGCCAGCACTGGCAACTTTTGCTCTCCGGCTGCGGCGTTGCTATCTGCATTAAACTGCTGGTGCTGTACGCACCCAAAGGTTTTCTGCTGGCTCTCTGGCATTGGTTGACCTTCTCCCATGGTCTGTTCGTGCGCATCATTGGCTTCCTCAATGTATATTTG CTGCTTGTCTTAATTGTCATATACTTAACATCGGTGCATTTCTTTTGGACGCCCGAGAAGAGCGCACATTTCGTCATCGCTGGCCAGTCCATGTGGGTGGCCATTGCTGGCTTTCTGTGCAGCTTCCTTGGCGCTCTGCAAGTGCCCGTCTTTCTCCTGGTAATGGCCTATGTTGTGGTCTCTACAATTTATCATCTGCAGACGAGCGATGAAATGGATTCGAGTACGTTGCTGGAGCGCGTAAACAAGCTGTTCGACAAGCAGGACTTTGAGAAATCACTGAGCAACATTAGCATCTGTCGGCGAGCTGGTGGCGAAGCCACTTTGCAGTCGGACGTGGAAGACATTTCGCTGAGCGATACCATCGATTCCACAGACACTTTCGAAGCGGCCAAACCAGCGGACGAGGAAGAAACTCATCAGAGTGATACGTACTTTAAGCTATTGTTTTATGCTTGCCTGGGCACGTTTTTGTACCGAAACATTTGGATGTTTATACTGGCGGCAGTGCCGGTCTTTCTGCATCTGCTCTACACCGCGGGCAGCTACACGGGGATCACGCAGTTTGTGTGCAGCAAGATCAGCGAAGGATATCAAGGACTTAGA TCTTGGGCCCTGGAGCATCATTCGGCGGTGCTGCCTTTGTGTTTGCCTGGCGTTCTGGAGTTGAACTATAAGATCAATTGCATTGTGCGCGATTCGCTGAAGTCATCGGTAGAGTCGGTCACATCCATACTCATGATCATACTCATGTTGCTCATCATCATATTCCTGAGTGTTTTCTTTTGCGTTAACATCTATTCAGAGACCATTGAGGTGGCATATTTGGGCAAAGATCTAATTAACAAGACAATCACAGATCGTCCTGAGCTAATTGATATTCTGCCCGCCAATATACAAGCGTCCATCGATGATGCGCTCGACAATGCGCACCATTATGGACGACGTAAGATCGAGACCTACATCGATGATTGGCTAGCGGATGCGGACAAAGTGCATGCCACCAAGCTCAAGGAACAAATCCTTGATGTCTGGGATCGTCTCATACAATACTGGATTGATTTTAACAAGGCAGGCACCTCGTATGGTCCTCGCGTACCCACGGACGCCTTGAAGAGCACCTTTGGCGAGATTGTCGATAATCCAG TGGCAAAACAGGGCATCATTGGCTGGGCTCAGAGCAATACGCAAACCATTCTGGAGGTCGCTGAATCCCTTTGGCACATCATACGCACGAACATCTCGGTGATCATGGGCGTCGCTGGCGAGATtctctcgctgctgctgtcgggCGGACAGGCGTGCATTGAATTCATACTGGACATG ATTGTTTTCTTTACTGCACTGTTCTATCTGCTGTCCAGCAGCCAGGAGAAATATGCTCCGCTGCAGATCACCAAATATATGGGCTACTCGACCTCGGGCATTAAGGTCGCCGATGCGCTGGAGAACTCCATTACCGTCGTGCTCATCTCCATGTTCAAATGCGCCACTTTTACGGGTCTCTTCACTTGGCTGGTGCACACAGTCTTTGGAGCACGCATTGTCTTTCTGCCCTCCGCTTTGGCTGCGATGCTGGCAGCTGCTCCTTTCTTGGGCAGCTACTGGTGTGCGGTGCCAGCGTTTCTGGAGCTGTGGCTGGCCCAGGATCGCTTCTATGCGGGCGTGCTGCTCTTTTTACTGCAATTCTTTGTGCCATCCTCTTTTGAGACAGCCATCTATGCGGATCTGAAAGG TGGCGGACATCCATATCTTAATGGTCTAGCCATTGCTGGTGGCATGTATTGGATTGGCTGGCAAGGTGCCATCTTTGGGCCACTCATGCTGTGCTTCTTCATTGGTCTCTTCGAGGTAGCCACTTTGGCGATGCGCAACAATCAGGAGCCCAG GCGCAGTTCGGATGAGGAGACGCGCACCACGTGA